A stretch of the Archangium violaceum genome encodes the following:
- a CDS encoding type IV pilus twitching motility protein PilT, with translation MARFDAFIEKLYKESGVAIMLETGSGITLRTASGNVPMVKAGLNSQQIIGALSEILPADMRGNFPAEGVTNFPYAAPAGAVQVKVQNVGGHLKVALVPYKAPSQPAVNTVAAAPSAPVALDLPPASEDDKLELASPSDMMELAARGAGGAFASAAPARAPAAPAAKAPAAPAAAPAAEQKPAIQVLPVDGADTDALQALRALLDRMLDKKASDLHLSSTVVPMLRIDGDMVPQEDYRPLSPERLKAMLWTIAPEKNKKQWEEMRDTDFAYETERARFRVNVFEDRKGIGSVMRQIPNKIMTAEDMGLSKHILDLCFLSKGLVLVTGPTGSGKSTTLAAMIDFINRNREDHIITIEDPIEFVHPNKKCLVNQREVHVHTQGFKNALRAALREDPDIVLVGEMRDLETIAIAIETAETGHLVFGTLHTNTAPSTVDRIIDQFPADRQEQIRMMLSESLKGVISQMLVKKIGGGRVPAQEVLLCTNSVSNLIREGKTFQIPSIMQTSRGIGMQTLNDALLDLVKKKLCEPNDAYVKAIAKAEFKQMLERAGFKIDLPTS, from the coding sequence ATGGCTCGGTTCGACGCCTTCATCGAGAAGCTCTACAAGGAATCCGGTGTCGCCATCATGCTGGAGACCGGCAGTGGCATCACCCTGCGGACCGCCTCGGGCAACGTGCCCATGGTGAAAGCGGGGCTCAACTCGCAGCAGATCATCGGCGCGCTCTCGGAGATCCTCCCCGCCGACATGCGCGGGAACTTCCCCGCCGAGGGAGTCACCAACTTCCCGTACGCCGCTCCCGCTGGCGCGGTGCAGGTGAAGGTGCAGAACGTCGGGGGCCACTTGAAGGTGGCTCTGGTGCCCTACAAGGCGCCCTCGCAGCCGGCGGTGAACACCGTGGCGGCGGCGCCCTCGGCCCCCGTTGCCCTGGATCTGCCTCCCGCGTCCGAGGACGACAAGCTGGAGCTGGCCTCGCCCTCCGACATGATGGAGTTGGCGGCCCGTGGCGCCGGCGGTGCATTCGCCTCCGCCGCTCCCGCCCGTGCTCCCGCGGCTCCGGCCGCCAAGGCCCCGGCCGCTCCCGCTGCTGCTCCCGCCGCCGAGCAGAAGCCGGCCATCCAGGTGCTGCCGGTGGATGGGGCGGACACGGATGCGCTCCAGGCCCTGCGCGCGCTGTTGGATCGCATGCTCGACAAGAAGGCCTCGGACCTCCACCTGTCGAGCACCGTGGTGCCCATGCTGCGCATCGACGGCGACATGGTGCCGCAGGAGGACTACCGGCCCCTGTCCCCCGAGCGCCTCAAGGCGATGCTCTGGACGATCGCTCCGGAGAAGAACAAGAAGCAGTGGGAGGAGATGCGCGACACGGACTTCGCCTACGAGACCGAGCGCGCCCGCTTCCGCGTCAACGTCTTCGAGGATCGCAAGGGCATCGGCTCGGTGATGCGGCAGATCCCCAACAAGATCATGACCGCCGAGGACATGGGGCTCTCCAAGCACATCCTCGACCTGTGCTTCCTCAGCAAGGGGCTGGTGCTCGTCACGGGTCCGACGGGCTCGGGTAAGTCCACGACGCTGGCCGCGATGATCGATTTCATCAATCGCAATCGCGAGGACCACATCATCACGATCGAGGACCCGATCGAGTTCGTGCACCCGAACAAGAAGTGCCTGGTCAACCAGCGCGAGGTGCACGTCCATACCCAGGGCTTCAAGAACGCCCTGCGCGCCGCCCTCCGCGAGGACCCGGACATCGTGCTGGTGGGCGAAATGCGAGACCTCGAGACGATCGCCATCGCGATCGAAACGGCCGAAACGGGCCACCTCGTCTTCGGAACGCTGCACACCAACACGGCGCCCTCGACGGTGGACCGCATCATCGACCAGTTCCCCGCGGACCGGCAGGAGCAGATCCGCATGATGCTCTCCGAGTCCCTCAAGGGCGTCATCTCGCAGATGCTGGTGAAGAAGATCGGCGGAGGCCGCGTGCCGGCGCAGGAGGTGCTCCTGTGCACCAACTCCGTGTCCAACCTCATTCGCGAGGGAAAGACGTTCCAGATTCCCTCCATCATGCAGACCTCGCGCGGCATCGGCATGCAGACGCTCAACGATGCCCTGCTGGATCTGGTGAAGAAGAAGCTGTGCGAGCCGAACGATGCGTACGTCAAGGCCATCGCCAAGGCGGAGTTCAAGCAGATGCTGGAGCGCGCGGGCTTCAAGATCGACCTGCCGACCTCCTGA
- a CDS encoding TIGR02270 family protein — protein MPLPSNGPLPEFVSLHFEESSFLWSLRRGAIHAPHYTFVELERLDERIEAHLDGLRVAGEAARAIVDEALPVAGMGEIFTSAVSALDTGPRARFPPVLELARESEPGLEALLAALSWLPWPRVAGVIEQLSKEEEPALLRVALSGYAAHRQDAGAALSRALASTDVQLRARALQVVGEQGRRELLPLASQSLASADEGCRFSAARTCVLLGERAALPVLRSLAEQGGPHAMDSCELAVRRMTHRDARAWLMGFTERPEHRRLAFLGSAALGDPFLIPWLLHVMRVPEFARVAGESFRFITGADLSEPRFEGKAPEGIEAEDDPDEEPPWPAPEAVESWWAERKRDFHPEARHLLGRPMTPEALRGALQFGRQRERKAAALELALRHPGQPLLDVGASAFRQRQWLAALM, from the coding sequence ATGCCGCTTCCTTCCAACGGTCCATTGCCCGAATTCGTTTCGCTCCACTTCGAGGAGTCCTCCTTCCTCTGGAGCTTGCGTCGCGGGGCCATACACGCCCCCCACTACACCTTCGTGGAACTGGAGCGGCTCGACGAGCGCATCGAGGCTCATCTGGATGGATTGCGTGTCGCGGGCGAGGCCGCCCGAGCCATTGTCGATGAGGCACTGCCCGTGGCCGGAATGGGGGAGATCTTCACCTCGGCCGTCTCCGCGCTCGACACCGGGCCGAGGGCCCGCTTCCCGCCCGTGTTGGAGCTCGCTCGTGAGTCGGAGCCCGGCCTGGAAGCTCTTCTCGCGGCGCTCTCCTGGTTGCCGTGGCCTCGGGTGGCGGGTGTCATCGAGCAGCTCTCCAAGGAGGAGGAACCCGCCCTGCTCCGGGTGGCCCTCTCCGGGTATGCCGCGCATCGTCAGGACGCGGGTGCAGCGCTCTCCCGGGCGCTCGCCAGTACCGACGTGCAGCTCCGCGCTCGGGCTCTCCAGGTCGTGGGCGAGCAGGGTCGCCGGGAGTTGCTTCCCCTTGCCAGTCAGTCCCTGGCCTCCGCTGATGAGGGATGCAGGTTCTCCGCCGCCAGGACGTGTGTTCTGTTGGGAGAGAGGGCGGCCTTGCCCGTCCTCCGTTCCCTCGCCGAGCAGGGTGGTCCCCATGCGATGGACTCCTGTGAACTGGCCGTGAGGCGGATGACACACCGTGATGCCCGTGCGTGGTTGATGGGGTTCACCGAGCGGCCCGAGCACCGCCGTCTCGCTTTCCTCGGCAGTGCGGCCCTGGGCGATCCATTCCTCATTCCCTGGTTGCTACACGTGATGCGCGTGCCGGAGTTCGCCCGCGTGGCAGGGGAGTCCTTCCGCTTCATCACCGGAGCCGACCTCTCGGAGCCCCGTTTCGAAGGGAAGGCTCCGGAAGGCATCGAGGCCGAGGATGATCCCGATGAGGAGCCGCCCTGGCCGGCTCCGGAGGCCGTGGAGTCATGGTGGGCCGAGCGGAAAAGGGACTTCCACCCGGAGGCGCGCCATCTGCTCGGACGGCCCATGACACCGGAGGCGCTCCGGGGCGCACTCCAGTTCGGCCGCCAGCGTGAGCGGAAGGCCGCGGCCCTGGAGCTGGCCCTGAGACACCCCGGCCAGCCACTCCTCGATGTCGGCGCTTCGGCCTTCAGGCAGCGGCAGTGGCTCGCTGCCCTCATGTGA
- a CDS encoding GbsR/MarR family transcriptional regulator produces MKGYLWTGGLESARGVGSNNGRLAPWEAIAVDAVGNVIEFWGFKRNQGRVWALLYLRGEPLTAGELERELELSKGGVSMLLRDLERWGVVRRVRSPQDSAWRYAAETDLIRMVSHVIEQREAGFIERIRADLAEARRLAQAAGNVPPEHLSRLEKMATLAEHVERALRLFIKTARLDVGAILGALREDSNRQ; encoded by the coding sequence ATGAAAGGCTACCTGTGGACAGGCGGTCTCGAATCGGCCCGGGGGGTGGGCTCGAACAACGGACGTCTCGCTCCCTGGGAAGCCATCGCCGTCGATGCCGTTGGCAATGTGATTGAGTTCTGGGGCTTCAAGCGCAACCAGGGCCGCGTCTGGGCCCTGCTGTACCTGCGCGGCGAGCCCCTCACCGCCGGAGAGCTCGAGCGCGAGCTGGAGCTCTCCAAGGGCGGAGTGTCCATGCTGCTCAGGGATCTGGAGCGCTGGGGCGTGGTGCGGCGCGTGCGCTCGCCCCAGGACAGCGCCTGGCGCTACGCCGCCGAGACGGATCTCATCCGCATGGTGTCGCATGTGATCGAGCAGCGGGAGGCCGGCTTCATCGAGCGCATCCGCGCCGATCTGGCCGAGGCCCGGCGGCTCGCCCAGGCGGCGGGGAACGTTCCTCCCGAACATCTCTCCCGGCTGGAGAAGATGGCCACCCTTGCCGAGCACGTCGAGCGCGCGTTACGGCTGTTCATCAAGACGGCGCGCCTGGACGTGGGCGCCATCCTCGGCGCGCTGCGCGAGGACTCGAACCGGCAGTGA
- a CDS encoding polyprenyl synthetase family protein, with the protein MELARELADFLGSVEQRLGSMLEDGDAGPGVKGDTLMEAARHLCIGTGGKRARPLLVRLFGGAVGVAPEKLVDVAVASEMIHSSSLLHDDVVDAGMYRRARPTVNARWGNIVAVMSGDLILSTALHRLSTLDSRLTQSALAVVMEMSRAAITEVESRGNLDLPLERLRYVAEGKTGSLFGWCGSAAATLAGLPEAAERFDRFGRRFGVAFQIADDIRDVLGTDPGKPRYADVLSGTPSLPILLAVARDGSLKSKLKDAWAFTTVNPERTRAIGDAIEATGAVELAMERMNKELEAALDALGPYGQQGTGAELVDWARKLSVGIAAQAQERSRAA; encoded by the coding sequence ATGGAACTCGCGCGTGAACTGGCGGATTTTCTGGGGAGCGTGGAGCAGCGGCTGGGCTCGATGCTCGAGGATGGGGATGCGGGCCCAGGTGTGAAGGGCGATACGCTCATGGAGGCCGCGCGCCACCTGTGCATCGGCACCGGCGGCAAACGCGCCCGCCCCCTCCTGGTGCGCCTGTTCGGCGGCGCGGTGGGCGTGGCCCCCGAGAAGCTCGTGGACGTGGCCGTGGCCTCGGAGATGATCCACTCCTCCAGCCTCCTGCACGACGACGTGGTGGACGCCGGCATGTACCGCCGCGCCCGGCCCACGGTGAACGCCCGCTGGGGCAACATCGTCGCGGTGATGAGCGGGGACCTCATCCTGTCCACCGCGCTCCACCGCCTGTCCACCCTGGACTCGCGCCTCACCCAGAGCGCCCTGGCCGTGGTCATGGAGATGTCCCGCGCCGCCATCACCGAGGTGGAGTCCCGCGGCAACCTGGATCTGCCCCTGGAGCGCCTGCGCTACGTCGCCGAGGGCAAGACGGGCTCGCTCTTCGGCTGGTGTGGCAGTGCCGCCGCCACGCTCGCCGGTCTGCCCGAGGCCGCCGAGCGCTTCGATCGCTTCGGCCGCCGCTTCGGCGTGGCCTTCCAGATCGCCGATGACATCCGCGACGTGCTTGGCACGGATCCCGGCAAGCCGCGCTACGCCGACGTGCTCTCGGGGACGCCCTCGCTGCCCATCCTCCTGGCGGTGGCGCGTGACGGCAGCCTGAAGAGCAAGCTGAAGGACGCCTGGGCCTTCACCACGGTGAACCCCGAGCGCACCCGCGCCATCGGCGACGCCATCGAGGCCACCGGCGCCGTGGAGCTGGCCATGGAGCGGATGAACAAGGAGCTCGAGGCCGCCCTGGACGCGCTCGGGCCGTACGGCCAGCAGGGCACGGGCGCGGAGCTGGTGGACTGGGCACGCAAGCTGTCCGTGGGCATCGCCGCCCAGGCGCAGGAACGGAGCCGCGCTGCATGA
- a CDS encoding gamma-glutamylcyclotransferase, with translation MDSHYDQVMKARNTADTAASKLYFAYSTILDRAAFEEWRSQHGYDFFELPEGKLAEALDVDLVYDFPSRWWGGRVAGLTDAPGRSVYGRLFEIGGKDWPIIQHKEGAVTSMCVERLVRVRVEGQELQATAFVTSPRRASTEGPLSQRFIEALVRGAQSAGLPAEYIERLRRGE, from the coding sequence ATGGACTCGCATTACGATCAGGTGATGAAGGCGCGGAACACGGCGGATACCGCGGCCTCGAAGCTGTACTTCGCCTACTCGACGATCCTGGACCGGGCGGCCTTCGAGGAGTGGCGCTCGCAGCACGGCTACGACTTCTTCGAGCTGCCCGAGGGCAAGCTGGCCGAGGCGCTGGACGTGGACCTGGTGTACGACTTCCCCTCGAGGTGGTGGGGAGGGCGGGTGGCGGGGCTGACGGACGCGCCGGGCAGGAGCGTGTACGGGAGGCTCTTCGAGATTGGCGGAAAGGACTGGCCCATCATCCAGCACAAGGAGGGCGCGGTGACGAGCATGTGCGTGGAGCGGCTCGTGCGCGTCCGGGTGGAGGGGCAGGAACTGCAGGCCACGGCGTTCGTGACGTCGCCGAGGCGCGCGTCCACCGAGGGCCCCCTCAGCCAGCGGTTCATCGAGGCGCTGGTGCGTGGCGCGCAGAGCGCGGGACTGCCCGCGGAGTACATCGAGCGGCTGCGCCGCGGGGAGTAG
- a CDS encoding GNAT family N-acetyltransferase — protein MGPVLYAGLGVLESMYTLLEDDSLTFLLPKAGETALMACVDGQPAGVLVTRRVRGVDCTLALYIHPRFQRQGIGRALLTRAGFISAEFGETHQIARNSRAFHGRGDRTRT, from the coding sequence GTGGGCCCAGTGCTCTACGCGGGACTGGGTGTGCTCGAATCGATGTACACGCTGCTCGAGGACGACTCGCTCACCTTCCTCCTCCCGAAGGCGGGTGAGACGGCCCTGATGGCCTGTGTCGACGGCCAGCCGGCGGGCGTCCTGGTGACCCGGCGTGTGCGGGGGGTGGACTGCACTCTGGCGTTGTACATCCACCCGAGGTTCCAGCGGCAGGGGATTGGCAGGGCGCTACTGACGCGGGCGGGATTCATCTCCGCCGAGTTTGGGGAGACCCACCAGATAGCTCGAAACTCCAGGGCTTTTCATGGTCGGGGAGACAGGACTCGAACCTGA
- a CDS encoding MFS transporter has product MSLAVVRRNVLRSFAALASAVPLFRPGNSLPGSAAPLLGAPAASTTATSAPDTAGRRALRCSLKASVSEGIVAEVFTACAGATVLTAWALALKLGPFLVGVMTALPFFAQFIQFPAAWLTSTFGYRRVALVAVFLSRQVMLPLCVLPWLPLTLEGQQRLLVAVAAVSAVLGVIGNNAWVAWMGELVPESIRGRFFGRRTALCTLGGTLTSLVAGVVMDKLRPPEGVGVGLPLLAALACVAGLVTTVLMARQHDPAPSREKTKLDFHVALLPLRDDRARRVLLYQVAWNAAVGLSAPFFSFHMLKNLKMSFLTMALYLAAVAGMRMLTAPLWGKLIDRLGAQPVLLACSLGIGFIPAIWLFPTATFLWPLLLDVVMAGALWGGHGLAIFALPLSVAPRKGRPFYLAAFSTAGGLAYAAASTLGGGLASLLPTEFTLGGHLWVNLHVLFVLSAVTRVAAAFLAMRIVEPDAKPVRSLGALVSLVGSWLQARAAREPAQAPVLADSPSASTRP; this is encoded by the coding sequence GTGTCACTCGCCGTCGTGCGCCGCAACGTTCTGCGCAGCTTCGCTGCCCTGGCATCCGCCGTTCCCCTCTTCCGGCCTGGAAACTCGCTGCCGGGTTCCGCCGCCCCGCTGCTGGGGGCTCCCGCCGCGAGCACCACCGCGACGTCCGCTCCGGACACCGCGGGACGCAGGGCCCTGCGTTGCTCGCTGAAGGCCTCGGTGTCCGAGGGCATCGTGGCGGAGGTGTTCACCGCGTGCGCGGGAGCCACGGTGCTCACCGCCTGGGCGCTGGCGCTGAAGCTGGGGCCCTTCCTGGTGGGGGTGATGACCGCCCTGCCCTTCTTCGCCCAGTTCATTCAATTCCCGGCGGCGTGGCTGACGTCCACCTTTGGCTACCGGCGTGTGGCGCTGGTGGCGGTGTTCCTGTCGCGTCAGGTGATGCTGCCGCTGTGCGTGTTGCCCTGGCTGCCGCTGACGCTGGAGGGGCAACAGCGGCTGCTGGTGGCGGTGGCGGCGGTGTCGGCCGTGCTGGGCGTCATCGGCAACAACGCCTGGGTGGCGTGGATGGGCGAGCTGGTGCCCGAGTCCATCCGGGGGCGATTCTTCGGCCGGCGCACGGCGCTGTGCACACTGGGTGGCACGCTGACCTCGCTGGTGGCGGGCGTGGTGATGGACAAGCTGCGCCCTCCCGAGGGCGTGGGCGTGGGTCTGCCGCTGCTGGCGGCGCTCGCCTGCGTGGCGGGCCTGGTGACCACGGTGCTGATGGCGCGCCAGCATGATCCCGCGCCGAGCAGGGAGAAGACGAAGCTGGACTTCCACGTGGCCCTGCTGCCGCTGCGTGACGATCGGGCGCGCCGGGTGCTGCTGTATCAGGTGGCCTGGAACGCGGCGGTGGGTCTGTCCGCGCCCTTCTTCTCGTTCCACATGCTGAAGAACCTGAAGATGAGCTTCCTGACCATGGCGCTGTACCTGGCGGCGGTGGCCGGGATGCGCATGCTCACCGCGCCCCTGTGGGGCAAGCTCATCGACAGACTGGGAGCCCAGCCGGTGCTGCTGGCGTGCTCGCTGGGAATCGGCTTCATCCCCGCCATCTGGCTGTTCCCCACGGCCACGTTCCTCTGGCCGCTGCTGCTGGACGTGGTGATGGCCGGCGCGCTCTGGGGTGGCCATGGCCTGGCCATCTTCGCGCTGCCGCTGTCGGTGGCACCGCGCAAGGGCCGTCCCTTCTACCTCGCGGCGTTCTCCACGGCGGGTGGGTTGGCCTACGCGGCGGCCTCGACGCTGGGCGGGGGACTGGCGAGCCTGCTGCCCACGGAGTTCACCCTCGGGGGCCACCTCTGGGTGAACCTGCACGTGCTCTTCGTGCTGTCCGCGGTGACGCGGGTGGCCGCGGCCTTCCTGGCCATGCGCATCGTCGAGCCGGACGCGAAGCCGGTGCGCTCATTGGGGGCACTGGTGTCGCTGGTGGGCTCGTGGCTCCAGGCCCGTGCGGCGCGGGAGCCCGCTCAGGCCCCAGTGCTCGCCGACAGCCCGTCCGCCAGCACCAGGCCCTGA
- the valS gene encoding valine--tRNA ligase: MKTFRSINPELLPKHFEAENVEKRLDAWWESEGLYRYDPSRSREETFVVDTPPPTVSGSLHVGHIFSYTHTDVIARQQRMLGRNIFYPMGWDDNGLPTERRVQNYFNVRADVRTPHEPGLRMEQVSAEAAKQPPRTVSRPNFIELCHQVTQQDEQVFKGLFRRIGLSVDWSEEYATIDDHSRQLAQLSFLDLYEKGHAYSVTAPTMWDVDFQTAVAQAEVEDRPQAGAFHDIEFGVEGSDARFTIATTRPELLAACVGVTAHPEDERYKGLFGKRAITPLFRVPVPIFPSELADPTKGTGILMVCTFGDATDVLWWRQQKLPLRQIIGRNGRLMPVTFGTPGWESLDATAAQGFYTGLQGKSVKQARTAMVELLRREDAASKPGLGVPLIGEPKPLQRDVKFFEKGDQPLEFISTRQWFVRLMDKKEQLLRFGERVKWHPEHMGSRYRNWTENLQLDWCISRQRYFGVQFPVWYPLDAEGNPVHDKPILATRERLPVDPTVDLPPGYEASQRDQPNGFTAESDVFDTWFTSSLTPQIASGWVLDEKRHRNLFPADIRPQSHEIIRTWAFYTIAKAMLHEDSIPWKHVIISGWILDPDRKKMSKSKGNVITPMHLLENYGADAVRYWSASARLGTDTAFDEKVFKVGKRLVTKLFNAGKYVLSQTAQEHPITHELDRAFVAKLAGVVEAATASYKDFEFAPALANTESFFWSSFTDTYLELVKARARGESAGGEDARGSAVAALRLGLNVLLRLFAPVLPYITEEVWSWAFAEETGHKSIHRAPWPDARTFEGIAKPENPASFQLAEGAQQAINKRKSESGVGVGRGVARMKLAANAATLAGFERVREDVLSATRCQSAELVEKAELADGTFEIIDFELAPAAEKTPEPTEA, encoded by the coding sequence ATGAAGACGTTCCGTTCCATCAATCCCGAGCTCCTCCCGAAGCACTTCGAGGCAGAAAACGTCGAGAAGCGCCTCGATGCCTGGTGGGAGTCGGAGGGTCTCTACCGGTACGATCCCTCGCGCTCGCGGGAGGAGACCTTCGTCGTCGACACGCCGCCGCCGACGGTGTCCGGCTCGCTGCACGTGGGCCACATCTTCAGCTACACGCATACGGACGTCATCGCCCGGCAGCAGCGTATGCTCGGACGGAACATCTTCTACCCCATGGGCTGGGACGACAACGGCCTGCCCACCGAGCGCCGGGTGCAGAACTACTTCAACGTGCGCGCCGACGTCCGCACCCCGCACGAGCCCGGCCTGCGCATGGAGCAGGTCTCGGCCGAGGCCGCCAAACAGCCGCCGCGCACGGTGTCTCGCCCCAACTTCATCGAGCTGTGCCACCAGGTGACACAGCAGGACGAGCAGGTCTTCAAGGGGCTGTTCCGGCGCATCGGCCTGTCGGTGGACTGGAGCGAGGAGTACGCCACCATCGACGATCACAGCCGCCAGCTGGCGCAGCTCTCCTTCCTGGACTTGTACGAGAAGGGCCACGCGTACTCGGTGACGGCGCCCACGATGTGGGACGTGGACTTCCAGACGGCGGTGGCGCAGGCGGAGGTGGAGGATCGGCCGCAGGCGGGCGCGTTCCACGACATCGAGTTCGGCGTGGAGGGCTCGGACGCGCGCTTCACCATCGCCACCACGCGGCCGGAGCTGCTGGCGGCGTGCGTGGGCGTCACCGCGCACCCGGAGGACGAGCGCTACAAGGGCCTCTTCGGCAAGCGCGCCATCACCCCGCTCTTCCGCGTCCCGGTGCCCATCTTCCCGAGCGAGCTGGCGGACCCCACCAAGGGCACGGGCATCCTGATGGTGTGCACCTTCGGTGACGCCACGGACGTGCTCTGGTGGCGTCAGCAGAAGCTGCCGCTGCGGCAGATCATCGGGCGCAACGGGCGGCTGATGCCCGTCACCTTCGGGACGCCGGGCTGGGAGAGCCTCGACGCCACGGCGGCGCAGGGTTTCTACACGGGCCTGCAGGGCAAGTCGGTGAAGCAGGCCCGGACGGCCATGGTGGAGCTGCTGCGGCGCGAGGACGCCGCGTCGAAGCCGGGCCTGGGCGTTCCGCTGATCGGCGAGCCGAAGCCCCTCCAGCGCGACGTGAAGTTCTTCGAGAAGGGAGATCAGCCGCTCGAGTTCATCTCCACGCGCCAGTGGTTCGTGCGGTTGATGGACAAGAAGGAGCAGCTGCTGCGCTTCGGTGAGCGGGTGAAGTGGCACCCCGAGCACATGGGCTCGCGCTACCGCAACTGGACGGAGAACCTGCAGCTCGACTGGTGCATCAGCCGCCAGCGCTACTTCGGCGTGCAATTCCCCGTGTGGTACCCGCTGGACGCGGAGGGCAACCCCGTCCACGACAAGCCCATCCTCGCGACGCGCGAGCGGCTGCCGGTGGATCCAACGGTGGATCTGCCCCCTGGCTACGAGGCCTCCCAGCGCGACCAGCCCAACGGCTTCACGGCCGAGTCGGACGTGTTCGACACCTGGTTCACCAGCTCGCTGACGCCGCAGATCGCCTCGGGGTGGGTGCTGGACGAGAAGCGCCACCGCAACCTGTTCCCGGCGGACATCCGGCCGCAGAGCCACGAGATCATCCGGACGTGGGCCTTCTACACCATCGCCAAGGCGATGCTGCACGAGGACTCCATCCCCTGGAAGCACGTGATCATCTCCGGGTGGATCCTGGATCCGGACCGCAAGAAGATGTCCAAGAGCAAGGGCAACGTCATCACGCCCATGCACCTGCTGGAGAACTACGGGGCGGACGCGGTGCGCTACTGGTCGGCCTCGGCACGCCTGGGCACGGACACCGCCTTCGACGAGAAGGTCTTCAAGGTGGGCAAGCGGCTCGTGACGAAGCTCTTCAACGCGGGCAAGTACGTGCTGAGCCAGACGGCGCAGGAGCACCCCATCACCCACGAGTTGGACCGGGCCTTCGTGGCGAAGCTGGCGGGCGTGGTGGAGGCGGCGACGGCGTCCTACAAGGACTTCGAGTTCGCGCCGGCGCTGGCGAACACGGAGAGCTTCTTCTGGTCGAGCTTCACGGACACGTACCTGGAACTGGTGAAGGCGCGTGCGCGCGGTGAGTCCGCCGGTGGCGAGGATGCGCGCGGCTCGGCGGTGGCGGCGCTGAGGCTGGGCCTGAACGTGCTGCTGCGGCTGTTCGCGCCGGTGCTGCCCTACATCACCGAGGAGGTGTGGAGCTGGGCCTTCGCGGAGGAGACGGGGCACAAGAGCATCCACCGCGCCCCGTGGCCCGATGCGAGGACCTTCGAGGGCATCGCGAAGCCGGAGAACCCGGCCTCGTTCCAGCTCGCGGAGGGCGCGCAGCAGGCGATCAACAAGCGCAAGAGCGAGTCGGGAGTGGGCGTGGGCCGGGGCGTCGCTCGCATGAAGCTCGCGGCGAATGCCGCCACCCTCGCCGGCTTCGAGCGGGTGCGGGAGGACGTTCTGTCCGCGACCCGCTGCCAGAGCGCGGAGCTGGTGGAGAAGGCGGAGCTGGCCGACGGCACGTTCGAGATCATCGACTTCGAGCTGGCGCCCGCCGCGGAGAAGACCCCGGAGCCCACCGAGGCGTGA